A part of Aquaspirillum sp. LM1 genomic DNA contains:
- the pdhA gene encoding pyruvate dehydrogenase (acetyl-transferring) E1 component subunit alpha: MTPIAEFRIPYTRYLDAHGHLACPPPDFQLDALLPVYRAMVLTRTFDAKAVALQRTGQLRTYPSSLGQEAITVGLASVMRADDVLLPTYRETGAMLWRGVSMTEMLLYWSGDERGSDFAGPREDFPIAVPIASQCGHAVGVGFAFQYRHQPRVAVVTLGDGATSKGDFYEAMNTAGAWRLPVVFVVTNNQWAISVPSRRQTAAATFAQKAIAAGIPGEQCDGNDALAVRDCIGRAIERARAGDGPSLVECVSYRLSDHTTADDARRYRPQEEVSAAWALEPLARLRHYLVDQRVWSKQDEEALLSDVQARVADAAARYLATPVQPLSSLFDYLYADIPADLAIQRQQLLTERGQA, from the coding sequence ATGACCCCGATTGCCGAATTCCGCATCCCGTATACCCGTTATCTGGATGCGCACGGCCACCTCGCTTGCCCGCCCCCTGATTTTCAGCTGGATGCCCTGCTGCCGGTTTACCGCGCCATGGTGCTGACCCGCACCTTCGACGCCAAGGCAGTTGCCCTGCAACGCACCGGCCAGCTGCGCACCTACCCTTCTTCACTCGGCCAGGAAGCCATCACCGTGGGCCTGGCCAGCGTGATGCGCGCCGACGACGTGCTGCTGCCCACTTACCGCGAAACCGGGGCGATGCTCTGGCGCGGGGTGAGCATGACCGAAATGCTGCTGTACTGGAGCGGCGACGAGCGCGGCAGCGATTTTGCCGGCCCGCGTGAGGATTTTCCGATTGCCGTGCCGATTGCCAGCCAGTGCGGTCATGCCGTGGGCGTGGGTTTTGCCTTTCAGTATCGTCACCAGCCGCGCGTGGCGGTGGTGACGCTGGGCGACGGTGCCACCTCAAAAGGCGATTTCTACGAAGCCATGAACACCGCCGGAGCCTGGCGCTTGCCGGTGGTATTTGTGGTGACCAACAACCAGTGGGCCATTTCCGTGCCATCGCGCCGGCAGACCGCCGCCGCCACCTTTGCGCAAAAAGCCATCGCCGCCGGGATTCCCGGTGAACAGTGCGACGGCAATGACGCACTGGCGGTGCGCGACTGCATTGGCCGCGCCATCGAGCGTGCCCGCGCAGGCGACGGCCCGTCGCTGGTGGAGTGCGTCAGCTATCGGCTGAGCGACCACACCACCGCCGACGATGCCCGCCGCTACCGCCCTCAGGAAGAAGTCAGCGCCGCCTGGGCGCTGGAGCCGCTGGCCCGGCTGCGCCACTATCTGGTGGACCAGCGGGTGTGGAGCAAGCAGGACGAAGAAGCCCTGCTCAGCGATGTGCAAGCCCGCGTGGCCGACGCCGCCGCCCGCTATCTGGCCACCCCGGTGCAGCCACTGTCCAGCCTGTTTGACTATCTGTACGCCGATATTCCCGCCGACCTGGCCATCCAGCGCCAGCAACTGCTGACCGAAAGGGGGCAAGCATGA
- a CDS encoding alpha-ketoacid dehydrogenase subunit beta: protein MNTLTLLDAITTALAWELAHDPNVVLFGEDIGKNGGVFRATLGLQERFGEHRVLDTPLAETQIAGMAIGMAAQGLRPVCEIQFAGFMYSTFDHLINHAARLRHRTRGRLSCPMVLRTPVGGGIHAPEHHGESPEAWLAHTPGLKVVSPSSPARAYGLLLAAIRDPDPVIFLEPTRLYRLLKEPVEDNGVALPLGAAFVLREGSDVTLVSWGPSVLETLQAADRLAEQGVSAEVIDVASLKPLDMPTILASVAKTGRCVIVHEAARQCGVGAEIAANLAGDGLMSLLAPVERVTGFDTPMPLARLEEEYLPSVARILAAVERVRAY, encoded by the coding sequence ATGAACACCCTGACCCTGCTGGACGCCATCACCACCGCACTGGCCTGGGAACTGGCACACGACCCCAATGTGGTGCTGTTTGGCGAAGACATCGGCAAAAATGGCGGTGTGTTCCGTGCCACCCTGGGCCTGCAGGAGCGCTTTGGCGAACATCGCGTGCTGGACACCCCGCTGGCGGAAACCCAGATTGCCGGCATGGCCATTGGCATGGCCGCACAAGGGCTGCGCCCGGTGTGTGAAATCCAGTTTGCCGGCTTCATGTACTCCACTTTTGACCACCTGATCAACCACGCCGCCCGCCTGCGCCACCGCACCCGTGGCCGACTGAGCTGCCCGATGGTGCTGCGCACCCCGGTGGGCGGCGGCATCCATGCGCCGGAACACCACGGCGAATCTCCCGAAGCCTGGCTGGCGCACACCCCCGGCCTGAAAGTGGTCAGCCCCAGCTCGCCCGCCCGCGCCTACGGCCTCTTGCTGGCCGCCATCCGCGACCCCGACCCGGTGATTTTTCTGGAGCCTACCCGGCTGTACCGGCTGCTGAAAGAACCGGTAGAAGACAACGGTGTGGCGCTGCCGCTGGGCGCGGCATTTGTGCTGCGCGAAGGCAGCGATGTCACCCTGGTCAGCTGGGGGCCATCCGTACTGGAAACCCTGCAAGCCGCCGACCGGCTGGCTGAACAGGGGGTGTCTGCCGAGGTGATTGACGTGGCCAGCCTGAAACCGCTGGACATGCCCACCATCCTCGCCTCGGTGGCCAAAACCGGCCGCTGCGTGATCGTGCACGAAGCCGCCCGCCAATGCGGTGTGGGTGCCGAGATTGCCGCCAACCTGGCCGGCGACGGGCTGATGAGCCTGCTCGCCCCGGTAGAACGCGTGACCGGCTTTGACACTCCAATGCCCCTGGCGCGGCTGGAAGAAGAATACCTGCCCAGCGTCGCCCGCATCTTGGCGGCAGTCGAACGCGTGCGGGCGTATTGA
- a CDS encoding dihydrolipoamide acetyltransferase family protein encodes MKTFKLPDLGEGLQEAEIVAWHVNAGDHIVVDQPLLSVETDKAIVDVPSPFAGKVLTLHAKVGDVVALDGALVDIDDGGEVEDSGSVVGDMTTTTPAHTVSDAAATVGKPAARGVRATPAVRALASKLNVDLSIVTPSGPEGAILASDVERVAKVLANVAALTPLRGPRRAMAQNMALAHAEVVPVTLVDDADIDAWQPGEDTTWRLLRAMVAGCRAAPALNAWYDSQAVGVRQLAHIDVGIATDTEEALFVPVLRNVAERSRDDLRAALEQMKQDVRARTIPAESLRGHSITLSNFGMFAGRYASPVVMPPTVAIVGAGRARREPVAVGDAVVVHRVLPMSLTFDHRAATGAEAARFLAALIADLQQAG; translated from the coding sequence ATGAAAACCTTCAAACTCCCTGACCTGGGCGAAGGCCTGCAAGAAGCCGAAATCGTTGCCTGGCACGTCAATGCCGGCGACCATATCGTTGTCGATCAACCGCTGCTCTCGGTCGAAACCGACAAAGCCATTGTCGATGTGCCCTCGCCATTTGCCGGCAAAGTGCTCACCCTGCACGCCAAAGTGGGCGATGTGGTGGCGCTGGACGGCGCGCTGGTGGACATCGACGACGGTGGCGAAGTGGAAGACAGCGGCTCAGTGGTCGGCGACATGACCACGACCACCCCGGCGCACACCGTCAGTGATGCCGCTGCTACCGTGGGCAAACCCGCCGCACGCGGTGTGCGTGCCACCCCCGCCGTGCGCGCACTGGCCAGCAAACTGAACGTAGATCTGTCGATTGTCACCCCCAGCGGCCCGGAGGGGGCCATTCTGGCCAGCGATGTCGAGCGGGTGGCCAAGGTACTGGCCAATGTCGCCGCCCTCACCCCGCTGCGCGGCCCACGTCGGGCCATGGCGCAAAACATGGCGCTGGCCCATGCCGAAGTGGTGCCCGTCACCCTGGTGGACGACGCCGATATCGATGCCTGGCAACCCGGCGAAGACACCACCTGGCGGCTGCTGCGCGCCATGGTGGCCGGCTGCCGCGCCGCGCCAGCGCTGAACGCCTGGTATGACAGCCAGGCGGTGGGCGTGCGCCAGCTGGCGCATATTGACGTGGGCATTGCCACCGACACCGAAGAAGCCCTGTTTGTGCCGGTGCTGCGCAATGTGGCCGAGCGCAGCCGCGACGACTTGCGCGCCGCGCTGGAACAGATGAAGCAGGACGTGCGTGCGCGCACCATTCCGGCTGAATCGCTGCGCGGCCACAGCATCACCTTGTCCAACTTTGGCATGTTTGCTGGCCGTTACGCCAGCCCGGTGGTGATGCCACCGACAGTGGCCATTGTTGGCGCTGGCCGTGCCCGGCGCGAGCCGGTGGCGGTGGGCGATGCGGTGGTGGTGCATCGGGTGCTGCCAATGTCGCTGACCTTTGACCATCGCGCCGCCACCGGAGCCGAAGCGGCACGCTTTCTGGCGGCGCTGATTGCCGATTTACAGCAGGCTGGGTAA
- a CDS encoding PLP-dependent aminotransferase family protein → MNAPAPPLLYQHLADDVASMIASGTLRPGDKLPSLREMRTRRQVSLSTVTEAFRVLEDRGLIEARPQSGFYVRRRPPLPLPAQSTPSSEPALVSVNALLWRYMQISREVSPTFGSAVPAPELFPTGQLQKLLGDITRRQSHLISDYGRTAGLDSLRRQIARRALGWGGRWSADDIIVTNGCIEALSLCLRAVTQAGDVVAIESPTYFGLLQLLETHGVKALEIPTHPVTGISLEALELATRHGQVKACILTPNFSNPLGSLMPENRKRELVELLARRNVPLIEDDIYGEFYFGRERPLPAKAFDTTGNVLYCASFTKIISPGLRVGWVCGGRYQAKLEVLKYINSFTTPALMQQTIAQFLESGFDRHIRRLRRACADQVEQTMEGVARWLPSGAKLNPPQGGYVLWVELPEGVDSVRLMEDAYGQGISVAPGALFSAREGFNSCVRLSCGSPWTPEQALAMRRLGELVSQQLAGERPLRARA, encoded by the coding sequence ATGAACGCCCCAGCCCCCCCTTTGTTGTATCAGCACCTGGCCGACGATGTGGCCAGCATGATTGCCAGCGGCACCTTGCGCCCTGGCGACAAACTGCCGTCGCTGCGCGAAATGCGCACCCGCCGCCAGGTCAGCTTGTCCACCGTCACCGAAGCGTTTCGCGTGCTGGAAGACCGTGGCCTGATTGAGGCACGGCCACAGTCGGGGTTTTATGTCCGCCGCCGTCCACCGCTGCCGCTGCCGGCGCAAAGCACGCCATCCAGCGAGCCGGCGCTGGTGTCGGTAAATGCCCTGCTGTGGCGCTATATGCAGATCTCGCGCGAGGTCAGCCCCACCTTTGGCAGCGCGGTGCCGGCCCCGGAGCTGTTTCCCACTGGCCAGCTGCAAAAACTGCTGGGCGACATCACCCGCCGGCAAAGCCATTTGATCAGCGACTATGGCCGCACCGCCGGGCTGGACAGCCTGCGCCGGCAGATTGCCCGACGGGCGCTGGGCTGGGGCGGGCGCTGGTCGGCGGACGATATTATTGTGACCAACGGCTGTATCGAGGCGCTCAGCCTGTGTTTGCGTGCGGTGACCCAGGCCGGTGATGTGGTGGCAATCGAGTCGCCCACCTATTTTGGTTTGCTGCAGCTGCTGGAAACCCACGGGGTGAAGGCGCTGGAGATTCCCACCCACCCGGTGACCGGCATTTCGCTGGAAGCGCTGGAGCTGGCCACCCGTCATGGCCAGGTCAAGGCGTGCATCCTCACGCCCAATTTTTCTAATCCGCTGGGCAGCCTGATGCCGGAAAACCGCAAGCGCGAGCTGGTGGAACTGCTGGCGCGGCGCAATGTGCCGCTGATTGAAGACGACATTTACGGCGAGTTTTATTTTGGCCGCGAACGCCCGCTGCCGGCCAAGGCGTTTGATACCACGGGCAATGTGCTTTACTGCGCGTCGTTTACCAAAATCATCTCGCCCGGCCTGCGCGTGGGCTGGGTGTGCGGCGGGCGCTATCAGGCCAAGCTGGAGGTGTTGAAATACATTAATTCATTCACCACCCCGGCGCTGATGCAGCAAACCATTGCCCAGTTTCTGGAATCCGGCTTTGACCGCCACATCCGCCGCCTGCGCCGGGCCTGCGCCGACCAGGTAGAACAAACCATGGAAGGGGTGGCGCGCTGGCTGCCCAGCGGGGCCAAGCTTAATCCGCCGCAGGGCGGCTATGTGCTGTGGGTGGAGTTGCCAGAAGGGGTGGATAGCGTGCGGCTGATGGAGGACGCTTACGGCCAGGGCATCAGCGTGGCTCCGGGGGCGCTGTTTTCGGCGCGGGAAGGGTTTAATAGCTGTGTGCGGCTGTCGTGTGGCTCGCCATGGACACCAGAGCAAGCCTTGGCCATGCGCCGGCTGGGTGAGCTGGTCAGCCAGCAGTTGGCGGGCGAGCGCCCGCTCAGGGCACGCGCCTGA